The following nucleotide sequence is from Psychroserpens sp. Hel_I_66.
TAAATCGTGTATATGGCTATCATTTACTTTTGGCAATAAACCTAATGATTTCAAGTAAATAGTTATCATAGATATTACTGTAATACCACATACCATCATTCCTGCAAGGACATACCATCCAAATAATGTAGAGAACCAGTGTGGATCAACACTCATTATCCAGTCCCAAGACATCATAGATTCAGTATATAAAAAGAATACCAAAAATCCTGCTGATATACGAAATGTCTTTTTAAAGTTTCTATTATCGTCTGCACTATCTTGAGCGATAGAGAATTTACGAGAGAAATGTCTATACAGATACCATCCTCCAACAAAAATCAATCCTCTAATTAAAAATCCCCAATAATTTAACCAGCCTTTTTTACCACTAACCAATTTATCAAATTTTTCACTATCTGGATCTACCATTTCAGGGTTCATCCAGTTAAAGATTGCATCATGTCCAATAAAATGAGATAAAGACGCAATTAACAATACAATTAAAGCCCCAGGTAGCATGTATGCTGTGATCCCTTCCATCACTCTTAATAGTAATGGAGACCAACCTGCCTGTGCTGCGTATTGTACTGCATAAAACGCTAATACTCCCAATGCAATCATAAAGAAGAAAAATGCTGCTACATATAATGCAGCCCATGGTCTATTTGCTAATCTATGCTGCACGTGCTCTGCATGTTCTTCATCATGGTCAACAGCGTCTGCGTGAGAACTCCCTTCATGAGTATCTGCTAGTGCATCATGCGCATTTGCTTTATGTGAGTTATCAGAATGATCTTCTACTCCTGCAACAACATGTGCTTTGGTTTCTGCTTCATGACCACCTCCATGCCCTGCTTCTTGAGCAGCAATCATTTCTTTTACGTCTTCTAAAGAATGATGAGATGTCGCAAATCCATAACCTACACCTATTAGCCCAACAATCATTAGGATAATAGAAGTCATTTTTAATCGATTTGAAATTTTATATTCCATTATATAATCTTTATCTGTCTTATTTTTCTAAGTCTGCTTTTAACTCTAATACATAATTCACCACTTGCCAACGCTCTTCTTCATTAAGTTGGTTCGCATATGATCCCATTGTATTTTTTCCGTAGTAAATTGTATGATAAATACTACCTGCTGTAATTGCACGACCAGCATCATCATAGCTTGGTACACCTAAAATTTTCTCGTTCTTGACTAATGTACCTTGTCCGTTGCCTTTTTTTCCGTGACATATTCCGCAATAAATATCGTATAACTGCCCACCTCTCATACTTTCAGTTTGAGTTGAATCTAATGGACTTGTCAAATTTGCTTTTGCCGATAAATAACCGTCATTAGAATTTTCATATTCAAAAGGCATATGACCTCCTCTTGGTATAGATCCTTCTGCAGGAAGTTGGGCTTCCATATTATTACTTAATATTTCTTTTCCATCAACGACAATATCTGCTTCTTGGTATGCTTCATATGGAACTGGCACATACATATTTGGCATGAACTGATAGTTTCGTCTTGTATCCTTTTTACAGGCTACAACACTTGCACATACCATTAATACAATTGCTATTTTAAATATACTTTTCATCTCTAAAGATTAATGCGCTTTATCAATTAAATTAATTTCTACAGCTCCAGTTTCTTTTAACAAATCTGTAAGCTCATTTTCATTTCCATGAACTGCGATTTCCATTAAAAAGTGGTCATCTGTTGTTCTTGGATCTGGATTTTCTGCTTTTTTAAATGGCCACATTGTACTTCTTAAGTAGAATGTGATTACCATTAAATGGGCTGCAAAAAATACAGTTAGCTCAAACATGATTGGTACAAAAGCGGGCATGTTTTCTATGTAGCTAAAACTTGGCTTACCACCAATATTTTGTGGCCAATCCTCTATCATGATGAAATTCATCATTACCACAGCAACCGTTAAACCAACACATCCATACATAAACGATGCTATTGCTATTCTTGTTGGAGCAAGTCCCATTGCCTTGTCTAGTCCGTGAACTGGAAAAGGCGTATATATTTCTTCGATGTGATGTCTTTCTGCCTTAACTTTTTTGACAGCATTCATTAAGACGTCATCATCATTATAAATAGCGTGAATTACTTTTGAAGCTTCCATGTACTATTTTTAGTTTATTAATTTTTTAGCTTGACCAGACCAATCATCACGTTCTGCTCTTCCTGGGAAAGAACCGGTAATATCATCTAACAAGTCATATTCTCTTTTTGTCATTTTACTAACTTGAGCGTAAGTAAAAATACCAATACTATTAAGTACTTCTTCCATTTTTGGACCAATACCATTAATAACTTTTAAGTCATCTGGAGTTTGAACTGTTGGATCAAAAGTACCGACACCTTTCAATAAGTTGTTTAATTTTTCAGTATTGTCTTGTAACGGTTTTTTAGCTGTTGTTTCTTCCTCAATTTTTAATACTGAAGTTCTTTCGTCTGCTCCGGTTCCTACTAAGCTTTCTCCTTTTTCTCTTATACGTTTGTAGCGTTCTCCCGAAGATTTTAGAATGGTCTTAACTTCAGCCTGAGCAATTACAGGGAATGTTCTAGCATATAATAAAAATAATACAAAGAAGAATCCAATTGTACCAATAAAGATACCGATATCTACAAATGTTGGAGAGAACATCGTCCAAGATGATGGTAAATAATCTCTATGTAATGATGTTACAATAATTACAAATCGCTCAAACCACATCCCAACGTTTACCACGATAGAGATAAAGAATGAAAACATAATACTTGTTCTTAATTTTTTGAACCACATAAATTGTGGTGAAAATACGTTACATGACATCATCATCCAATATGCCCAAGCATAAGGACCAGTTGCTCTGTTTAAGAATGCATATTGCTCATATTCAACTCCAGAATACCAAGCTATGAATAACTCTGTAATATATGCTACACCAACTATAGAACCTGTTAACATAATAACAATGTTCATTAACTCAATATGCTGAACAGTGATATAATCTTCAAGATTACATACTTTTCTCATAATGATTAAAAGTGTATTTACCATTGCAAAACCAGAGAAGATCGCTCCTGCAACAAAATAAGGCGGGAAAATGGTGGTATGCCAACCAGGAATTACAGATGTTGCGAAGTCAAAAGATACGATGGTGTGTACAGATAATACTAAGGGTGTTGCCAAACCTGCAAGTACCAAAGACACCTCTTCAAAACGTTGCCAATCTTTAGCTCGTCCAGACCATCCAAAACTTAATAACGCATATATTTTCTTCTGAAATGGCTTGATTGCACGATCACGCAACATTGCAAAATCAGGCAATAAACCAGTCCACCAGAATACTAGAGACACCGATAAATAAGTAGAAATTGCAAATACATCCCAGAGTAGTGGCGAATTAAAGTTTACCCATAATGAACCAAATTGATTCGGAATAGGTAACACCCAATATCCTAACCATGGTCGACCCATGTGAATAATTGGAAACAAACCAGCCTGAACAACTGAGAATATTGTCATTGCTTCTGCAGAACGGTTAATTGCCATTCTCCATTTTTGACGGAAAAGTAATAGTACTGCAGAAATCAATGTTCCTGCGTGACCAATACCAACCCACCAAACGAAGTTAGTAATATCCCAAGCCCAACCTACGGTCTTGTTTAATCCCCAAGTTCCAATACCTGTAGAGACTGTATAGATAATACACCCAATTCCCCAAAGGAATGCGACCAATGCAATTGAAAATACAATCCACCAAGCTTTATTTGCTTTTCCTTCAACAGGTGCTGCCACATCTACCGATACATCGTGATATGATTTTTCTCCTGTAACTAGGGGTCTTCTAATAGGTGCTTCGTAATGAGACGCCATAATCTATTATAATTGTTTCTTAATTAATTTTATGCTTCCGTTGTATTTCTCACTTTAGTCTGGTACTGCACATTTGGCTTAGTACCCACACTTTCTAATAAGTGATACATACGATCATCTTCTTTAAGTTTTGCAACTTCACTTTCTTTATCATTAATGTCACCAAACTTAATTGCTCCACTACTGCAAGCTGCAGAACATGCTGTTTGGAATTCACCATCTTTTATTTCACGTCCATCACGTTTTGCATCAAGAATTGTTTTTTGTGTCATTTGAATACACATAGAACATTTCTCCATAACTCCACGAGAACGAACTGTTACATCTGGATTTAACACCATACGACCTAAATCATCATTCATATGGTAATCGAACTCATCATTTTGAGCATATAGGAACCAGTTGAAACGACGTACTTTATATGGACAGTTGTTTGCACAA
It contains:
- a CDS encoding quinol:cytochrome C oxidoreductase gives rise to the protein MTSIILMIVGLIGVGYGFATSHHSLEDVKEMIAAQEAGHGGGHEAETKAHVVAGVEDHSDNSHKANAHDALADTHEGSSHADAVDHDEEHAEHVQHRLANRPWAALYVAAFFFFMIALGVLAFYAVQYAAQAGWSPLLLRVMEGITAYMLPGALIVLLIASLSHFIGHDAIFNWMNPEMVDPDSEKFDKLVSGKKGWLNYWGFLIRGLIFVGGWYLYRHFSRKFSIAQDSADDNRNFKKTFRISAGFLVFFLYTESMMSWDWIMSVDPHWFSTLFGWYVLAGMMVCGITVISMITIYLKSLGLLPKVNDSHIHDLAKFMFGFSIFWTYLWFSQFMLIWYSNIPEEVTYFVTRFQDYQLPFLGMVAMNFIFPLLILMNSDYKRIPWFVIMAGIVILCGHYIDIFNMIMPATVGDQWAIGIPEIGSILLFAGLFIFVVFTALTKAPLEPKRNPFIKESEHFHY
- a CDS encoding c-type cytochrome, translated to MKSIFKIAIVLMVCASVVACKKDTRRNYQFMPNMYVPVPYEAYQEADIVVDGKEILSNNMEAQLPAEGSIPRGGHMPFEYENSNDGYLSAKANLTSPLDSTQTESMRGGQLYDIYCGICHGKKGNGQGTLVKNEKILGVPSYDDAGRAITAGSIYHTIYYGKNTMGSYANQLNEEERWQVVNYVLELKADLEK
- a CDS encoding DUF3341 domain-containing protein; translation: MEASKVIHAIYNDDDVLMNAVKKVKAERHHIEEIYTPFPVHGLDKAMGLAPTRIAIASFMYGCVGLTVAVVMMNFIMIEDWPQNIGGKPSFSYIENMPAFVPIMFELTVFFAAHLMVITFYLRSTMWPFKKAENPDPRTTDDHFLMEIAVHGNENELTDLLKETGAVEINLIDKAH
- the nrfD gene encoding NrfD/PsrC family molybdoenzyme membrane anchor subunit, with the translated sequence MASHYEAPIRRPLVTGEKSYHDVSVDVAAPVEGKANKAWWIVFSIALVAFLWGIGCIIYTVSTGIGTWGLNKTVGWAWDITNFVWWVGIGHAGTLISAVLLLFRQKWRMAINRSAEAMTIFSVVQAGLFPIIHMGRPWLGYWVLPIPNQFGSLWVNFNSPLLWDVFAISTYLSVSLVFWWTGLLPDFAMLRDRAIKPFQKKIYALLSFGWSGRAKDWQRFEEVSLVLAGLATPLVLSVHTIVSFDFATSVIPGWHTTIFPPYFVAGAIFSGFAMVNTLLIIMRKVCNLEDYITVQHIELMNIVIMLTGSIVGVAYITELFIAWYSGVEYEQYAFLNRATGPYAWAYWMMMSCNVFSPQFMWFKKLRTSIMFSFFISIVVNVGMWFERFVIIVTSLHRDYLPSSWTMFSPTFVDIGIFIGTIGFFFVLFLLYARTFPVIAQAEVKTILKSSGERYKRIREKGESLVGTGADERTSVLKIEEETTAKKPLQDNTEKLNNLLKGVGTFDPTVQTPDDLKVINGIGPKMEEVLNSIGIFTYAQVSKMTKREYDLLDDITGSFPGRAERDDWSGQAKKLIN